The following are encoded together in the Candidatus Obscuribacterales bacterium genome:
- the secG gene encoding preprotein translocase subunit SecG produces the protein MALTNILQIIWAGSALGLIILVLLHSPKGDGLGGLGGQAQLFTSTKSAETTLNRLTWTLTVVFMGLTVILSAGWLTPAG, from the coding sequence ATGGCATTAACCAATATTTTGCAGATTATTTGGGCAGGCTCTGCCCTCGGGCTGATTATCCTTGTGCTGCTCCATAGCCCCAAGGGTGATGGTCTCGGCGGCCTAGGTGGACAAGCCCAGCTTTTTACCAGTACCAAGAGCGCTGAAACCACGCTCAATCGTTTAACCTGGACTCTGACCGTTGTCTTCATGGGCTTGACGGTTATTCTCAGTGCGGGCTGGCTAACGCCTGCGGGCTAA